The following nucleotide sequence is from Chloroflexota bacterium.
TCAACTTCACGATCCCTGAGCCGACGGGCGTGGTCGGGATCGTCGCCCCGGAGACGTCGTCGCTCCTCGGCTTCGTCTCGCGGGTCGCTCCCGCCCTCGCCGGCGGCAACGTCGTCGTCGTCCTCGCCTCTGAGTCGCGGCCGTTGCCGGCCGTCACCCTGACGGAGGTCCTCGGCACGTCCGACGTTCCGCCCGGCGTCGTCAACCTCCTCACCGGCCTGCGCCGCGAGCTCGTCCCGGTCATGGCCGCGCACGGGGACGTGGATTCGCTCGACACGTGGGGCGTGCCGCCGGAACTCCAGGAGTCGGTCGAGATCGCCGCGGCGGAGGACATCACCCGGATCCTCCGCCGCCCGGCGCGCGTCAGCGACGCCCGCTTCGACTGGACGGACGACCGCGCCGCCGAGCGACCCGAGTGGATCGCCGCCCACCTCGAGATGAAGACGGTCTGGCACCCGATCGGGATCTGAGGGCGGGCACCGACGATCGCGTCACGCGCCACGATCGCCCCGCCGCCCGGTACCGTCCGTAGACTGGCGCGATGCCGCCCGGCGTGTTCGTCCTCGTCCTGTTCGTCGCCGTGCTCCACGTCCTGTGGAACGCCGTCCTCAAGTCGTCCGGCGACACCCTTCGGACGGCGGCCCGGGCTATGGTCGTCGGGGTGGCGGTCTTCGCTCCGCCGATCGTCGTCGCCTGGCTCGCGACCGGCCGGCCCGGGATCCCCGGGGACGTCCTCGTCCTTGCCGTCGTCTCGGGCTTCCTCGAGGCGGCGTACTTCATCGCCCTCTCGGCCGCCTATCGGCGCGGCGACCTGTCCGTCGTCTACCCGATCGCCCGCGGGACCGCCCCGATCCTCGCGGTGGCACTCGGTGTCGTCGTCCTCGGGGAACGCCTGTCGCCACCGGGGGTCCTCGGGGTCGTGGCCCTGCTCTCCGGCATCGTCCTGGTCCAGCGACCATGGCGGGCGATCGCCGCCATCGCCGCAGTCCGGCGACGGAGCTCGAACGGCGGAGCGGGGCCGGGCAACGGGTCAGGCATCGGGCCGGGTGCCGCGGAGTTCGCCCTGCTCACGGGCGTGACGATCGCGGCCTACTCAGCCGTCGACCGGACCGCCGTCCAGCACGTCGCGCCGTGGCTCTACGCCGGGGTCGTCTTTCCAATCTGTGCCATCGTCCTCGTCGGCTGGGTGCGGCTCGTCGCCGACCGCGGCCGGCCACCGACGTTCGCCGTTTCATCGTCTGCGGCTCCCGCTCCCACTCCCGCGCCGGCCTCGTGGCTCCTGTCCGGGATCGCCGGGACCGTCAGCCTCGGCGCGTACGGCCTCATCCTCCTCGCCTACACGCTCGCTCCGCTCACGGCGGTGGCGCCGCTTCGCGAGAGCTCGGTGGTCATCGCCTCGGCCTGGGGCGCGATCCGGATGCGCGAGGCGGTCGGGACGGCGGACCGCATCCGGCGGATCGGCGGCGCCTGCCTCGTCCTCGCCGGCGCCGTGCTCCTCGCCCTCGAGCCCTGAGTCGGGGCCGGACGTCCGGGCCTGGCGGTTCCCGAGCCGGCGTTCGGGCCTCAGCCGTCCGCTGTGTCCGTCACCGGCACGTCCACGGTCGCCCGACGGCCGAACAATCGCCGCTGGCCGAACGGACTGTTGGCCACGGCCACGCCGCCGACCACGAGCGCGGTCCCGGCGAGGACGCGCGCGTCGACCGTCTCGTGGAGGACGACGAAGCCGAGGACGATCCCGACGATCGGGAGGAGATAGGCGACGAGCGAGGTGCGCGTCGATCCCCACGTCGCGAGGAGCCGGAAGAACGCCAGGTAGGCGAGGCCCGAGCCGAACAGGCCGAGCCAGAGGACCGCGAAGACGGACGAGGCCTGGTAGGCGATCCCGAACGGGCGCTCGACGGCGAGGGCGAGTGCGGCGCTGATGACGAACGCGAAGAACACCTGGAAGAAGGCCTGGACCATCGGCCGCAGACCGCGCACGTTGTGGCGCGCATAGACGTTCCCGGCCGCGTACGAGATGGACGATCCGATCATCGCGATCTCACCCGGCAGATCCGCCCCGCCGCCGCGCCCGAGGCTCGGGCTCGTGAGGAGGATGACACCGCCGAACCCCACCACGAGCCCGACCAGCCGGTTGACGCTGATCGGCTCGTCCGTGAGCACGAGCGCGGCGAAGATGATCGTGAAGAGCGGGACGGATGCGTTGAGGATCGAGGCGAGCGACGAATCGATCGTCTGCTCGCCGGAGGTGATGAGCGAGAACGGGATGACGATGTTGAGGATCGCCATGACGACGAGATGGCGATAGATCCGCGGGTCTCGTGGCAGCCGTTCGCCCGAAGCCCGGAGGACCACGCCGAGGAGGAGCGACCCGACGAGGAGCCGGCCGGCGACGAGGGTGAACGGGGTGAGCGTCTCGACGCCGATCTTGATGAAGAGGTAGCTGCTGCCCCAGAAGAGGCCGAGGGCGCCGAAGATGAGCCATTCGATGCGCGTGGTGCGGGCGGCCAATGGTCCCTCCGGGCGTCGATCTCGGCGGATGATACGCGGTCTTGGACTATCGATGTGGGCCAATGTTCCCTGCCCGGCACTCGTTCCGCTCGGCGACGGATCGGCCGGGAGCCCGCTGCGGACGGCGACGGACCGCCGATCTCCCGTACCATCGGCCAGATGGCCGACCTCGCCCGCGACCGAGCCTCCCTCATCGCCGCGCTGATGGAGAGTGAGCCGGTGGCGGCAGTCGAGCCCGATCGCATCCGCGTCGTCCACGCTCCGGGTCGCGTCAACCTCCTCGGCGAACACACGGACTACAACCAGGGCTTCGTCCTACCCGTTGCGATCAGCCTCGGCATCTCCATCGCCCTCGTCGCAACGGACGACCGGCGGGTCGAACTGACCCTCGCCGCGACGGGGGAGCGGGGCGTCGTGGAGCTCGATGCGATCGGCGACCGGAGGGGGACCTGGATCGACTATGTCCGCGGCACGGCCTGGGCAC
It contains:
- a CDS encoding DMT family transporter, which encodes MAARTTRIEWLIFGALGLFWGSSYLFIKIGVETLTPFTLVAGRLLVGSLLLGVVLRASGERLPRDPRIYRHLVVMAILNIVIPFSLITSGEQTIDSSLASILNASVPLFTIIFAALVLTDEPISVNRLVGLVVGFGGVILLTSPSLGRGGGADLPGEIAMIGSSISYAAGNVYARHNVRGLRPMVQAFFQVFFAFVISAALALAVERPFGIAYQASSVFAVLWLGLFGSGLAYLAFFRLLATWGSTRTSLVAYLLPIVGIVLGFVVLHETVDARVLAGTALVVGGVAVANSPFGQRRLFGRRATVDVPVTDTADG
- a CDS encoding aldehyde dehydrogenase family protein encodes the protein MAESRIAVRKTYKLYIGGAFPRSESGRSYVVSAADGTPFANAPRASRKDLRDAVRAARAAAAPWADRTAMNRGQILYRVAELMEGRRTQFIEEVGAAEGVRAPRAGTLVDRSIDRWVWYAGWADKIAQVLGSVNPVGAPYFNFTIPEPTGVVGIVAPETSSLLGFVSRVAPALAGGNVVVVLASESRPLPAVTLTEVLGTSDVPPGVVNLLTGLRRELVPVMAAHGDVDSLDTWGVPPELQESVEIAAAEDITRILRRPARVSDARFDWTDDRAAERPEWIAAHLEMKTVWHPIGI
- a CDS encoding EamA family transporter produces the protein MPPGVFVLVLFVAVLHVLWNAVLKSSGDTLRTAARAMVVGVAVFAPPIVVAWLATGRPGIPGDVLVLAVVSGFLEAAYFIALSAAYRRGDLSVVYPIARGTAPILAVALGVVVLGERLSPPGVLGVVALLSGIVLVQRPWRAIAAIAAVRRRSSNGGAGPGNGSGIGPGAAEFALLTGVTIAAYSAVDRTAVQHVAPWLYAGVVFPICAIVLVGWVRLVADRGRPPTFAVSSSAAPAPTPAPASWLLSGIAGTVSLGAYGLILLAYTLAPLTAVAPLRESSVVIASAWGAIRMREAVGTADRIRRIGGACLVLAGAVLLALEP